In a genomic window of Aggregatimonas sangjinii:
- a CDS encoding carboxymuconolactone decarboxylase family protein, with amino-acid sequence MPLVNPLAPTHSPETAELAKFFNETLGFCPNSILTMQHRPAISKAFINLNKAVMANEGRVTSALKRMIAWVSSNATGCRYCQAHAIRAAERYGAEQDQLDNIWEYRTHPAFSEAERAALDFSLQASQVPNGVDAEIKARLYEHWNEGEIVEMLGVISLFGYLNRWNDSMGTSIEEGAVESGDQYLGKHGWEKGKHDGSRY; translated from the coding sequence ATGCCTTTAGTAAACCCACTTGCTCCTACCCACAGTCCGGAAACAGCCGAATTGGCCAAATTTTTTAACGAAACCCTTGGTTTTTGCCCGAATTCGATTCTGACGATGCAGCATCGGCCTGCCATCTCGAAAGCCTTTATCAATTTGAACAAGGCCGTAATGGCGAACGAGGGGCGCGTGACATCGGCCCTAAAGAGAATGATCGCCTGGGTGAGTAGCAATGCCACCGGTTGCCGCTATTGCCAGGCCCATGCCATTCGTGCCGCGGAACGCTATGGCGCGGAACAGGATCAATTGGACAATATCTGGGAATACCGTACCCATCCGGCTTTCTCCGAAGCGGAGCGTGCGGCTTTGGACTTTTCCTTGCAAGCCTCCCAAGTGCCGAATGGCGTTGATGCCGAAATAAAAGCGCGTTTGTACGAGCACTGGAACGAGGGTGAAATCGTGGAAATGTTGGGCGTTATTTCGCTCTTCGGATATCTCAACCGCTGGAACGACTCTATGGGCACCTCCATTGAGGAAGGCGCCGTTGAAAGCGGCGACCAGTACCTAGGAAAGCATGGCTGGGAAAAAGGAAAGCATGATGGATCTCGCTACTAG
- a CDS encoding OsmC family protein — MGATNHITTKWLGNMAFESNNPSGLDLTIDAGPDDGGEGKGYRPKALMLSGLAGCSGLDVASLIKKMKLDVDIFTIETIANLTEEHPKYYDTVTIEYHFHGSNLKEDKLQKAVDLSVEKYCGVMEMFRRFAELEIKTVFHNE, encoded by the coding sequence ATGGGAGCAACAAATCATATCACTACCAAATGGCTGGGAAACATGGCCTTTGAAAGTAACAATCCATCGGGATTGGATCTTACGATCGATGCGGGGCCCGATGATGGCGGGGAGGGCAAGGGCTACCGACCAAAAGCATTGATGCTCTCCGGTTTGGCCGGATGTTCCGGTCTGGATGTGGCTTCGTTGATCAAGAAAATGAAATTGGACGTGGACATCTTTACCATTGAAACCATTGCGAATTTGACCGAGGAACACCCGAAGTATTATGATACCGTTACCATTGAATACCATTTTCATGGCAGCAATTTGAAAGAGGACAAATTGCAGAAAGCAGTAGATTTATCCGTAGAAAAATACTGTGGGGTTATGGAGATGTTTCGACGGTTTGCGGAGCTGGAGATTAAGACGGTGTTTCACAACGAATAA
- a CDS encoding four helix bundle protein has protein sequence MSEKPYDLEERLVNFAADTALFCEGMPKDFTGQYYGHQLLRSGGSSALNFGEMQGAQSDKDFKNKATISLKELKESKINYGNASKRAALLDEVEQLIKILATIIKNKG, from the coding sequence ATGTCCGAGAAACCTTATGATTTAGAGGAAAGATTGGTGAATTTTGCCGCGGATACGGCTCTTTTTTGTGAAGGGATGCCAAAAGACTTTACAGGCCAGTATTATGGGCATCAATTATTACGCTCCGGGGGAAGTTCTGCATTGAATTTTGGTGAAATGCAAGGTGCTCAGTCCGATAAAGATTTTAAGAATAAGGCAACTATTTCTCTTAAGGAACTCAAAGAATCAAAAATTAATTACGGAAATGCTTCCAAAAGAGCGGCGCTTTTAGATGAAGTTGAACAACTGATTAAAATACTAGCTACAATCATTAAAAATAAGGGTTAG
- the recJ gene encoding single-stranded-DNA-specific exonuclease RecJ, whose amino-acid sequence MRWTIKPKPEQDKIDLLVKELKVDALVAELLLQRGIDSYEKAKKFFRPELTDLHDPFLMKDMGVAVSRIEKAIADNENILVFGDYDVDGTSSVALVSSYLLTYYPNVATYIPDRYNEGYGVSYLGIDFAHDNDFSLIIALDCGVKAIEKVVYAKAKNIDFIICDHHRPGATLPDAVAVLDPKRDDCSYPYDELCGCGVGFKLIQALSSRKGETINDLIPYLDLVATAIGADIVPMTGENRVLAYFGLQVINTDPRIGFKAIIDQLNKNQLTITDVVFIIAPRINAAGRMKHGQHAVNLLVETDMERAREFAKEIEQFNTDRRGLDQEITQEALLQIAANEEQERFTSVVYDASWHKGVIGIVASRLTETYYRPTLVFTKSGEKLAASARSVKGFDVYNALQGCSDCIEQFGGHKYAAGLTLLEEQYETFKAQFEKVVAETIDPNLLTPEIRVDALIDFKQISPKLLRIINQFAPFGPGNMTPVFMAESLRDTGYAKAVGQTEDHLKVSVKQHGIGPIGGIGFKLGSKLSVVKNKRPFAAVFTLDENEWQGTVSLQLKLKDLK is encoded by the coding sequence ATGCGCTGGACCATAAAACCAAAACCGGAACAAGATAAAATCGACCTGCTTGTTAAAGAGCTGAAGGTCGATGCTTTGGTGGCGGAGTTATTACTTCAACGGGGAATCGATAGTTATGAAAAGGCCAAAAAATTCTTCCGTCCGGAACTCACCGATTTGCATGACCCTTTTTTGATGAAAGACATGGGCGTTGCCGTGTCCCGTATCGAAAAAGCAATTGCCGATAACGAAAATATCCTTGTTTTTGGGGATTACGATGTTGACGGCACCTCGTCGGTAGCGCTGGTTTCATCCTATTTATTAACGTACTATCCCAACGTGGCGACCTATATTCCAGACCGCTACAATGAGGGTTACGGAGTTTCTTATCTTGGCATCGACTTCGCCCATGATAATGATTTTTCGCTTATCATCGCTTTAGATTGCGGGGTAAAAGCCATTGAGAAAGTAGTGTATGCCAAGGCTAAAAATATCGATTTTATCATTTGTGATCATCACCGACCAGGAGCTACCCTGCCAGATGCCGTGGCTGTTTTAGATCCGAAAAGAGACGATTGCAGTTATCCCTACGACGAGCTGTGCGGCTGTGGGGTCGGCTTTAAATTGATTCAGGCCTTGTCATCCCGGAAAGGAGAGACCATAAACGATTTAATACCCTATTTAGATCTGGTCGCTACGGCCATCGGGGCCGATATTGTTCCCATGACGGGAGAGAATAGGGTCTTGGCCTATTTCGGACTGCAGGTAATCAACACCGATCCGCGAATCGGTTTTAAAGCGATTATCGACCAATTGAACAAGAACCAACTGACCATCACAGATGTGGTCTTTATCATCGCCCCGCGCATCAATGCCGCAGGCAGAATGAAACACGGCCAGCATGCCGTAAACCTATTGGTGGAAACCGATATGGAAAGGGCCCGCGAGTTTGCCAAGGAAATAGAACAGTTCAATACGGATCGCAGGGGTTTGGACCAAGAGATTACCCAGGAAGCTTTGTTGCAAATAGCGGCTAATGAGGAACAGGAACGTTTTACCTCGGTGGTGTATGACGCTTCCTGGCACAAAGGGGTTATTGGCATTGTGGCCTCGCGATTGACCGAAACGTATTACCGACCGACCTTGGTTTTTACCAAAAGCGGGGAAAAATTGGCGGCCTCTGCCCGATCTGTCAAAGGTTTTGATGTCTACAATGCGCTGCAGGGCTGTTCCGATTGTATTGAACAGTTTGGCGGACATAAATATGCGGCAGGGCTTACCTTGTTGGAAGAGCAGTACGAAACCTTCAAGGCCCAGTTTGAAAAAGTGGTGGCTGAAACCATCGACCCCAATTTGCTTACCCCCGAAATAAGGGTCGACGCACTCATCGATTTTAAACAAATATCGCCCAAGCTTCTGCGCATCATCAATCAATTCGCCCCCTTTGGTCCGGGCAATATGACGCCAGTATTCATGGCCGAAAGTTTAAGGGATACTGGCTATGCCAAAGCCGTGGGCCAGACCGAAGACCATTTAAAAGTCTCGGTTAAACAGCATGGGATAGGCCCTATCGGCGGTATCGGTTTTAAACTAGGGAGCAAATTATCCGTAGTCAAGAACAAAAGACCCTTTGCGGCCGTTTTTACGTTAGATGAGAATGAGTGGCAAGGAACCGTTAGCCTTCAACTAAAATTGAAAGACCTCAAATGA
- a CDS encoding VOC family protein: protein MRIEHLAIWVYDLEGMREFYELYFGAKAGVKYVNPKKNFSSYFLEFAEGARLEIMQKPDIPVFGAPGTEKMGFVHLAISVGTKNKVDELTEKLRKNGMRILGESRTTGDGYYESVVLDPEGNRIELTV, encoded by the coding sequence ATGAGAATAGAACATCTAGCGATTTGGGTCTATGATTTGGAAGGCATGCGCGAATTTTATGAATTGTACTTTGGTGCAAAGGCTGGCGTGAAATATGTTAATCCTAAAAAGAACTTCTCCTCCTATTTTCTAGAGTTTGCCGAGGGTGCACGACTTGAAATCATGCAGAAACCGGATATTCCCGTATTTGGAGCGCCTGGTACCGAAAAGATGGGCTTTGTTCATTTGGCAATATCGGTAGGGACAAAAAACAAGGTAGACGAATTGACGGAAAAACTACGTAAAAACGGGATGCGAATTTTGGGTGAATCCAGAACCACCGGTGATGGCTATTATGAAAGTGTAGTGTTGGATCCCGAAGGAAATCGAATAGAGCTAACGGTTTAG
- a CDS encoding MFS transporter: MANQLDPYAALRYKEFNIFLLARFAMVFAWSMQFIVIEWQVYSMTKDPWSLGIIGLMEVIPAVSTALFAGHIVDQKEKRNLLVKCILGFSVISLGLFCLSEPTLVADFSTTTVLYSIYFLVFLGGVVRAFLGPTIFSLIALIVPKKIYPNAATWSSTTWQMASVLGPALAGFSISWIGVHWSMCLIFGFSLIAMICVLRISRKPIMNPKIGEPVLQSLREGLQFVFRSKAVFGALTLDMIAVLFGGAVALLPIFAQDILQVGAEGFGVLRAAPAVGAAITMIGSTRFPVHKNAGKKLLWAVFGFGVSIIVFGFSTSFWLSVFALFASGALDGVSMVIRQTILQLKTPDHMRGRVASVNSMFVGSSNELGAFESGATAKLMGTVTAVVFGGCMTLLTVGVTAFASPTFRKLDLQKDVEEHESSE; the protein is encoded by the coding sequence ATGGCAAATCAACTAGACCCCTACGCAGCCCTGCGTTACAAAGAGTTCAATATTTTCCTATTGGCGCGTTTCGCCATGGTCTTTGCTTGGTCGATGCAATTTATCGTTATCGAATGGCAGGTCTATTCAATGACGAAAGACCCTTGGTCCCTAGGTATTATCGGTCTGATGGAAGTTATCCCAGCGGTCTCAACGGCACTTTTTGCCGGACATATTGTGGATCAAAAAGAAAAGCGGAATCTCTTGGTCAAATGTATTCTGGGTTTCTCGGTAATCAGTTTGGGTCTTTTTTGTCTCAGCGAACCAACCTTAGTAGCTGATTTTAGTACAACTACGGTGCTGTATTCCATTTATTTTCTGGTTTTTCTCGGGGGTGTCGTACGTGCCTTTCTAGGGCCGACGATTTTCTCTTTGATCGCCTTGATCGTTCCCAAAAAAATATATCCGAACGCGGCTACTTGGAGCAGCACGACATGGCAAATGGCATCGGTCCTGGGCCCTGCGTTGGCTGGATTCTCAATCAGTTGGATTGGGGTACATTGGTCAATGTGCCTCATTTTCGGTTTTTCGCTTATCGCTATGATCTGCGTTTTACGAATTTCGAGGAAACCCATTATGAACCCGAAAATCGGGGAACCCGTACTGCAAAGCCTTCGAGAGGGTTTGCAATTCGTGTTCCGTTCAAAGGCCGTCTTTGGTGCATTGACCTTAGACATGATAGCGGTACTTTTTGGAGGCGCAGTAGCGTTGCTTCCTATTTTTGCCCAGGATATTTTACAAGTGGGTGCTGAGGGCTTTGGCGTTTTAAGGGCTGCCCCGGCCGTTGGTGCGGCAATTACGATGATAGGGTCTACCCGTTTCCCTGTTCACAAAAACGCCGGCAAAAAATTGCTTTGGGCGGTATTCGGATTCGGTGTAAGCATAATCGTCTTTGGATTCTCTACCTCGTTCTGGTTATCGGTGTTCGCACTTTTCGCAAGTGGTGCCTTAGACGGGGTTTCGATGGTCATCCGACAAACGATACTGCAATTAAAAACGCCCGACCATATGCGGGGCAGGGTAGCCTCGGTCAATTCGATGTTCGTGGGCTCCTCCAACGAGCTGGGTGCCTTCGAAAGCGGTGCGACTGCCAAACTAATGGGGACGGTTACCGCGGTGGTCTTTGGGGGTTGTATGACCTTGCTCACCGTCGGGGTAACGGCTTTTGCGTCACCGACCTTTAGAAAGCTCGACCTTCAAAAAGACGTTGAGGAACACGAATCCTCCGAATAG
- a CDS encoding UDP-2,3-diacylglucosamine diphosphatase, with translation MTEINIPEGKKVYFASDNHLGAPTMALSRPRERKFVAWLDEIKSDAGAIFLLGDLFDFWMEYKTVIPKGFTRTLGKLAEIADSGIPIYYFVGNHDLWMNGYFEEELGIPVFHKPQQYAINGVTFFIGHGDGLGPHDKGYKRMKKVFTNPISKWFYRWVHPDWGVRLAQYFSVKNKLISGDEDAKFLGEDKEWLVQYAKRKLETQHYDHFIFGHRHLPLEIDLNGKSKYTNLGDWINYYTYAVLDEGMLSLKKFEK, from the coding sequence ATGACCGAAATAAATATTCCCGAAGGAAAAAAAGTATATTTCGCCAGTGACAACCACTTGGGCGCGCCAACTATGGCACTTAGTCGTCCGCGAGAAAGGAAATTCGTGGCTTGGTTAGATGAGATAAAGTCAGATGCCGGAGCAATCTTCCTTTTGGGCGATCTCTTCGATTTCTGGATGGAATACAAAACCGTTATCCCCAAGGGATTTACCAGAACGCTTGGTAAACTTGCTGAAATCGCCGATTCGGGCATTCCCATTTATTATTTTGTCGGCAATCACGATCTTTGGATGAACGGTTATTTTGAAGAAGAGCTCGGTATTCCCGTTTTTCATAAACCACAGCAATACGCCATCAACGGTGTCACTTTTTTTATCGGGCACGGCGACGGACTAGGACCGCACGATAAGGGTTATAAACGGATGAAGAAAGTCTTTACCAATCCCATTTCTAAGTGGTTCTACCGATGGGTGCATCCTGATTGGGGCGTGCGATTGGCACAATACTTTTCCGTAAAAAATAAACTTATCTCCGGGGATGAGGATGCCAAATTTCTGGGCGAAGACAAAGAATGGCTCGTTCAATACGCCAAACGGAAGTTGGAAACCCAGCATTACGACCATTTTATTTTCGGGCATCGGCACCTCCCTTTGGAAATCGATTTAAACGGAAAATCGAAATATACCAACCTCGGTGATTGGATCAATTATTATACCTACGCTGTCTTGGATGAGGGAATGCTTTCTCTAAAGAAATTCGAGAAATGA
- a CDS encoding 6-pyruvoyl trahydropterin synthase family protein: MGNIRITKQFTFETGHALFGYDGKCRNVHGHSYKLSVTVIGQPITDTSHVKLGMVIDFGDLKKIVKEEIVDEFDHATVFNKNTPHVELAKELSDRGHQVILADYQPTSENMVIDFAAKIKARLGKNIKLHSLKLQETDTSFAEWFASDN; this comes from the coding sequence ATGGGCAACATTAGAATCACCAAACAATTTACCTTCGAGACCGGACATGCCCTTTTCGGGTATGACGGTAAATGCCGCAATGTACACGGGCATAGCTACAAACTTTCGGTAACCGTTATCGGCCAGCCGATAACAGATACCTCGCATGTTAAACTAGGAATGGTGATCGATTTTGGGGACCTGAAGAAAATAGTCAAGGAGGAAATCGTGGATGAATTCGATCATGCGACCGTTTTCAATAAGAATACGCCGCATGTAGAACTTGCCAAAGAACTGAGCGATAGAGGCCATCAGGTTATTTTGGCCGATTACCAACCCACCAGCGAGAACATGGTCATCGACTTTGCGGCCAAGATAAAGGCGCGCCTCGGTAAAAACATCAAACTACATTCCTTAAAACTTCAAGAGACCGATACTTCGTTTGCCGAATGGTTCGCATCGGATAATTAG
- a CDS encoding class I SAM-dependent methyltransferase encodes MDENDLHFLTLRREIIKAFGYDLKPDNVILDFGCGAGRTVQDLRDFGYQGFGCDIEFKEEEGTDTKSLRDSNTIRPIKWEPYELPFDDATFDVIFSDQVFEHVQNYPEAIAELERVLKPDGCCLHVFPSRYKPIESHVFVPFASIIRSYGWLYFWALTGIRNEFQGGLSAKETAKKNHHYLHNYTTYFTKNKLFQHFKEYFQEVVFCENLFLKYSKKGRFKNMLFKSVPFFSAAYRTFSTRVIFTRGPLKS; translated from the coding sequence ATGGATGAAAATGATTTACATTTCCTCACCTTACGAAGAGAGATAATCAAAGCGTTTGGGTACGATTTAAAGCCAGATAACGTAATCCTGGACTTCGGATGTGGCGCCGGTAGAACGGTGCAGGATTTACGTGATTTCGGTTACCAAGGCTTCGGTTGTGATATTGAATTCAAAGAAGAGGAAGGTACCGACACCAAGTCTTTACGTGATTCGAATACCATCAGACCGATAAAGTGGGAACCCTATGAACTCCCATTCGACGATGCTACGTTCGACGTTATTTTTAGCGATCAGGTTTTTGAGCATGTGCAAAACTACCCCGAAGCCATCGCCGAACTCGAACGGGTATTAAAACCGGATGGTTGCTGCTTACATGTTTTTCCTTCAAGATACAAACCGATCGAAAGCCATGTTTTTGTACCGTTTGCCTCAATCATCAGATCCTATGGCTGGTTATATTTTTGGGCCTTAACAGGTATTCGAAATGAATTTCAAGGGGGGCTTTCCGCCAAGGAAACGGCTAAGAAAAATCACCATTATCTCCATAATTATACCACCTATTTCACGAAAAATAAGCTTTTCCAACACTTTAAAGAATATTTTCAAGAGGTGGTTTTCTGTGAGAATCTATTCCTAAAATATTCGAAAAAGGGACGTTTCAAAAACATGCTTTTCAAATCCGTTCCTTTTTTTTCGGCTGCGTATAGAACATTCAGTACCAGGGTTATTTTCACTAGAGGACCGCTTAAAAGCTAA
- a CDS encoding DUF4199 domain-containing protein gives MKNFKIEFKWAVIFIMVQFIWMYIERATGLHDEHIAKHLIYTNLFGLVAIVVYVMALRDKKQNFFNGDMNWKQGLLSGIVLSVIIALFSPLTQYIISTYITPGYFENIIAFSIENGKMTLENARGYFNLKSYILQSAFGALTMGIVTSAVVAFFVKSKPKS, from the coding sequence ATGAAAAATTTTAAGATAGAATTCAAGTGGGCCGTAATTTTTATTATGGTACAGTTCATTTGGATGTATATTGAAAGAGCTACGGGGCTCCACGATGAACATATTGCCAAACACCTTATTTATACGAATCTCTTTGGGCTAGTCGCAATCGTGGTGTATGTGATGGCCTTACGCGATAAGAAGCAAAATTTCTTTAATGGTGATATGAATTGGAAACAAGGTCTACTAAGCGGCATAGTCCTCAGCGTGATCATCGCCCTTTTTAGTCCGTTAACGCAGTATATCATCAGCACTTATATTACTCCGGGCTACTTCGAGAATATTATCGCGTTTTCCATCGAAAACGGTAAAATGACTTTAGAAAATGCCCGCGGGTATTTCAACCTTAAAAGCTATATTCTACAAAGTGCATTCGGGGCTTTGACTATGGGCATCGTAACTTCGGCCGTTGTGGCCTTTTTTGTAAAAAGTAAACCAAAAAGCTAA
- a CDS encoding enoyl-CoA hydratase/isomerase family protein, whose protein sequence is MGTDRANGSLYTKIDGKVAVVEFGHPASNSFVAVLLDRLTAELEKLSENDAITIIVLKSEGDRAFCAGASFDELMAVSDLEEGKVFFSGFANVINAMRRCKKVIIGRVQGKTVGGGVGLAAACDYVFASVEASVRLSELTIGIAPLVIGPAVERKIGTAALSELSLSPTEWKNAYWAKEKGLFAKVFDSMKELDNEVAFFAQKLSGYNPEALHEWKKVLWENTDHWDTLLVERAAITGSLVLSEFTRNALSKFKK, encoded by the coding sequence ATGGGAACCGACAGAGCGAATGGAAGTCTGTACACTAAAATCGATGGTAAAGTCGCTGTGGTAGAATTCGGGCATCCTGCCAGTAATTCATTCGTTGCCGTTTTGTTGGATAGGCTCACTGCCGAACTCGAAAAGCTTTCGGAAAACGACGCTATTACCATTATCGTTCTTAAATCGGAAGGGGACCGGGCTTTTTGTGCTGGCGCCTCGTTTGATGAATTAATGGCCGTTTCCGACCTTGAAGAAGGAAAAGTTTTCTTTAGCGGATTCGCCAATGTCATTAACGCCATGCGCCGCTGTAAAAAGGTTATCATCGGCCGGGTACAAGGAAAAACGGTCGGTGGCGGTGTCGGTCTGGCGGCAGCTTGCGACTATGTGTTCGCATCGGTAGAGGCTTCCGTTCGGCTTTCGGAACTCACTATCGGTATTGCGCCCTTGGTCATCGGTCCCGCCGTTGAGCGAAAAATCGGTACAGCTGCACTTTCGGAACTTTCACTCTCCCCCACCGAATGGAAAAATGCATACTGGGCAAAGGAAAAAGGCTTATTTGCCAAAGTGTTCGATAGTATGAAGGAATTGGACAATGAAGTCGCATTCTTCGCTCAAAAGTTGTCAGGGTACAATCCAGAAGCGCTACACGAATGGAAAAAAGTGTTATGGGAAAACACCGACCATTGGGATACCTTATTGGTCGAGCGAGCGGCAATCACAGGTTCTTTGGTCTTGTCAGAGTTTACTAGAAATGCGCTGTCGAAATTCAAAAAATAA
- a CDS encoding MATE family efflux transporter, producing MTTTDQPNIGFKRINSLAIPAIIAGIAEPLLSITDTAIVGNIPVDGLESLAAAGIVGSFLSMLIWILGQTRSAISAIISQYLGAGRVADVKTLPAQAIFLNIGLSILILLSTIFIVEEIFQLLNASGKILDYCISYYSIRVWGFPLTLFVFAVMGIFRGLQNTFWPMMIAIVGAVLNVVLDVIFVYGIQDFLEPMYLEGAAWASLIAQGVMALMAFVLLVTKTDISLKLKLPIHPELGRLVTMSLNLFVRALALNITLLLAVREATALGDRYIGAHTIAINLWLFAAFFVDGYAAAGNIMGGRLLGAKNYIGLWSLAKKVVLYGITVSVVLMIFSTLFYRPLGRLFSNEAIVLETFYGIFFILIIGLPMNTVAFVLDGLFKGLGEMKYLRNVLLSATFLGFVPMLFLGKYLNWGIYGIWIAISVWMFVRGAALVWKFRRKFRPLL from the coding sequence ATGACGACAACAGACCAGCCCAATATCGGTTTCAAACGCATCAATAGCCTTGCCATTCCTGCCATCATTGCAGGGATTGCGGAACCGCTATTGTCGATTACCGATACGGCCATTGTCGGCAACATCCCGGTTGACGGATTGGAATCACTTGCTGCAGCCGGCATCGTCGGTTCCTTTCTCTCTATGCTGATTTGGATTCTTGGCCAAACGCGCAGTGCCATTTCTGCCATTATCTCGCAATATTTGGGTGCGGGGCGAGTAGCTGATGTAAAAACACTACCCGCACAAGCTATTTTTTTGAATATCGGACTGAGCATTCTTATTCTACTTTCCACAATTTTTATAGTTGAAGAAATCTTTCAGCTGCTCAATGCCTCGGGAAAGATTCTGGATTACTGCATTTCCTACTATTCCATTCGCGTTTGGGGCTTTCCCCTTACGCTTTTCGTTTTCGCGGTAATGGGTATTTTCCGCGGTCTCCAAAATACCTTTTGGCCGATGATGATCGCCATCGTCGGGGCCGTACTGAACGTCGTTTTAGATGTAATTTTTGTTTATGGCATACAAGACTTTCTAGAACCTATGTACTTGGAAGGAGCTGCTTGGGCCAGTCTTATCGCACAGGGCGTAATGGCCTTGATGGCTTTTGTACTATTGGTTACCAAGACCGATATCAGCCTAAAATTAAAATTGCCCATACATCCGGAGCTTGGTCGTTTGGTGACTATGAGTCTCAATCTGTTCGTAAGGGCCTTGGCCTTGAATATCACGCTGTTATTGGCCGTTCGTGAGGCGACCGCGCTGGGCGATCGCTATATCGGAGCGCATACCATTGCCATCAACCTTTGGTTGTTCGCCGCCTTCTTTGTAGATGGCTACGCTGCTGCCGGAAACATTATGGGTGGCAGGTTACTTGGTGCCAAAAACTACATTGGCCTTTGGTCATTGGCGAAGAAGGTCGTTTTGTACGGTATTACGGTAAGTGTTGTTTTAATGATTTTTTCGACACTTTTCTATAGACCATTGGGACGCCTATTCTCAAATGAGGCCATCGTATTGGAAACTTTTTATGGCATATTTTTCATCCTGATCATCGGGTTGCCCATGAATACCGTAGCTTTTGTATTGGATGGATTATTCAAGGGCTTGGGCGAAATGAAATACCTCCGAAACGTATTGCTTTCGGCTACTTTTTTGGGCTTTGTGCCCATGCTATTTTTAGGAAAATATCTCAATTGGGGTATTTACGGCATTTGGATAGCTATTTCCGTTTGGATGTTCGTGCGGGGAGCTGCCTTGGTGTGGAAGTTTCGCAGAAAATTTCGACCACTCCTGTAA
- a CDS encoding GNAT family N-acetyltransferase, which translates to MIRSAKISEIPDILILTKACADDMITKGIYQWNAHYPNAAAFEKDIARDELYVLIVDGKLGGTIVISTFMDTEYEPIQWTPTNRKSVYVHRLAIHPSLQGKGHARLLMDFAEDHARKNGYGSIRLDTFSQNKRNQKFYETRGYQRLGDIYFPKQSEHPFHCYELVL; encoded by the coding sequence ATGATCCGTAGTGCAAAGATATCGGAAATACCCGACATTTTAATTCTCACCAAGGCCTGCGCGGATGATATGATCACCAAAGGGATTTACCAATGGAATGCACATTATCCGAACGCGGCGGCCTTTGAAAAAGATATCGCACGGGACGAGTTGTACGTGCTAATCGTAGATGGAAAGCTTGGCGGGACTATCGTGATATCTACATTCATGGATACCGAATACGAACCGATACAATGGACGCCCACAAATCGGAAAAGTGTTTACGTGCATCGTTTGGCGATACATCCATCACTTCAAGGAAAGGGCCATGCCCGACTGCTGATGGATTTTGCCGAAGACCATGCCCGCAAGAATGGCTACGGGTCCATACGATTGGATACCTTTAGCCAAAACAAGCGCAACCAAAAATTCTATGAGACGAGGGGGTATCAAAGATTGGGCGATATTTATTTTCCGAAGCAAAGCGAGCATCCGTTTCACTGCTATGAATTAGTGCTGTAA